A genomic window from Haladaptatus caseinilyticus includes:
- the rio1 gene encoding serine/threonine-protein kinase Rio1: MNKEYGLLDPENTEAPGDEWEEIDVSDTEADRIARKRDREFSQFRERVKDADQFKVEQSVFDDATLAALYKLVQDGYVRAFGGPISSGKEATVYSALGDEEHEEVAVKIYRINASDFRDMREYLVGDPRFEELGGDKKRVVLAWVRKEFANLKRARKAGVRVPEPFAVQRNVLVMEFMGNDGRRAPTLADAKLENPETAYEVVKEYMRRLYDSGLVHGDLSEYNILVSNGELCIIDVGQAVTIHHPNSGEFLTRDCANVASFFQREGLDVHGDELEAWVRENADPEK; encoded by the coding sequence ATGAACAAGGAGTACGGACTGCTTGATCCGGAAAACACCGAGGCCCCCGGCGACGAGTGGGAGGAAATCGACGTTTCCGACACCGAAGCCGACCGCATCGCGCGCAAGCGTGATCGAGAGTTCAGTCAATTTCGGGAACGGGTCAAGGACGCCGACCAGTTCAAGGTCGAGCAGTCCGTCTTCGACGACGCTACGCTCGCCGCACTGTACAAACTCGTACAGGATGGCTACGTCCGCGCATTCGGCGGACCGATCTCTTCGGGGAAGGAAGCGACCGTCTACAGCGCGCTAGGTGACGAAGAACACGAAGAGGTGGCGGTCAAAATCTACCGAATCAACGCGAGCGACTTCCGGGACATGCGGGAGTATCTCGTCGGAGACCCGCGGTTCGAGGAACTCGGTGGAGATAAAAAGCGGGTCGTCCTCGCGTGGGTTCGCAAGGAGTTTGCCAATCTCAAGCGCGCCCGGAAGGCAGGTGTACGAGTGCCTGAACCCTTTGCGGTCCAGCGAAACGTCCTGGTGATGGAGTTCATGGGCAACGACGGTAGGCGGGCACCAACCCTCGCGGATGCGAAACTCGAGAATCCCGAAACTGCCTACGAAGTCGTCAAGGAGTATATGCGTCGTCTATACGATTCGGGACTTGTCCACGGCGATCTCTCCGAATACAATATCCTCGTCAGCAACGGCGAACTCTGCATCATCGACGTCGGACAGGCAGTAACCATCCACCATCCTAACAGCGGGGAGTTTCTCACCCGGGACTGTGCGAACGTCGCGTCGTTCTTCCAACGGGAGGGGTTGGACGTTCACGGCGACGAACTGGAAGCGTGGGTTCGGGAGAACGCAGACCCAGAAAAATAA
- a CDS encoding EMC3/TMCO1 family protein yields the protein MESKNGGSWSKYDKFVGMLAVGLFAGYFVRPTEAAIVAVVPPLLSPLAVWLPCSLFIFALAGTTGLYTAILQTKLRDSEQMGRLVVQRVS from the coding sequence ATGGAATCGAAAAACGGCGGTTCGTGGTCGAAATATGACAAATTTGTGGGGATGTTGGCGGTCGGTCTGTTTGCAGGCTACTTCGTTCGGCCGACAGAGGCGGCTATCGTCGCAGTCGTTCCGCCGCTTCTCTCGCCGCTCGCGGTGTGGCTTCCGTGTTCGCTGTTCATCTTTGCCCTCGCAGGGACGACGGGACTGTACACTGCAATCTTGCAGACGAAACTCCGCGATTCGGAGCAAATGGGGCGGCTTGTCGTCCAGCGAGTTTCGTAA
- a CDS encoding KH domain-containing protein: MKHVTIPQDRIGVLIGEGGETMREIESRADVRLDIDSDDGSVRVEKTGDPVRGLKAPEIVRAIGRGFAPDEALTLLEDDLMLFDLVDIDAAARNKNDLQRQKGRLIGENGRTRQLMEELTGANVVIYGTTLGIIGQPQQVETVRSAAEMILDGAPHGAVYSFLERKRNEMKQQGMEYHQFSG; encoded by the coding sequence ATGAAGCACGTGACGATACCGCAGGACCGAATCGGCGTTCTCATCGGCGAAGGCGGTGAGACGATGCGAGAGATTGAAAGTCGTGCCGACGTGCGCCTCGATATCGATTCCGACGACGGTTCGGTACGAGTCGAGAAGACTGGTGACCCCGTCCGCGGACTGAAAGCGCCGGAAATCGTCAGAGCGATCGGGCGCGGATTTGCCCCGGACGAGGCGCTCACACTGCTCGAAGACGACCTGATGCTGTTCGACCTCGTGGATATCGATGCCGCCGCCCGCAACAAGAACGACCTTCAGCGGCAAAAAGGCCGACTCATCGGTGAGAACGGTCGAACTCGCCAGTTGATGGAGGAGCTGACGGGTGCAAACGTCGTTATTTACGGCACGACGCTCGGGATCATCGGGCAACCACAGCAGGTAGAGACAGTTCGGAGTGCCGCCGAGATGATTCTGGATGGCGCACCGCACGGTGCGGTGTACTCGTTCCTCGAACGCAAACGCAACGAGATGAAACAACAAGGAATGGAGTATCACCAGTTCAGCGGTTAG
- the thsA gene encoding thermosome subunit alpha — translation MGNQPLIVLSEDSQRTSGRDAQSMNITAGKAVAEAVRTTLGPKGMDKMLVDSMGDVVVTNDGVTILKEMEIEHPAANMVVEVAETQEDEVGDGTTSAVVVAGELLQKAEDLLEQDIHATTLAQGYRQAAEKAKEVLEDAAIEVDADDTEYLEKIAATAMTGKGAENAKEHLAELVVNAVQSVADDDEIDTDNIKVEKVVGGTIDNSELVEGVIIDKERVHDNMPYFAEDADVALVDGALEIKETEIDAEVNVTDPDQLQQFLDQEEKQLREMVDSLVDVGADVVFVDGGIDDMAQHFLAQEGILAVRRAKSSDMEKLARATGATLVNSVDDITEDDLGFAGSVAQKDVGGDQRIFVEDVEEAKSVSLILRGGTEHVVDEVERAIDDSLGVVRVTLEDGKVLPGGGAPETELALALRDYADSVGGREQLAVEAFADTLEVIPRTLAENAGLDPIDSLVDLRSKHDAGNASSGLDAYTGDIVDMEEDGVVEPLRVKTQAVESATEAAVMLLRIDDVIAAGELKGGQVGDDDEDAGGPPAGGMGGMGGMGGMGGMGGAM, via the coding sequence ATGGGCAATCAGCCACTTATCGTTCTTTCAGAGGACAGCCAGCGAACCTCCGGGCGCGACGCGCAGTCCATGAACATCACCGCCGGTAAGGCGGTCGCAGAGGCCGTACGTACCACACTCGGCCCGAAAGGGATGGACAAAATGCTCGTGGATTCGATGGGCGACGTCGTCGTCACGAACGACGGTGTCACCATCCTGAAAGAGATGGAAATCGAGCACCCGGCGGCCAACATGGTCGTCGAAGTGGCGGAAACACAGGAAGACGAAGTCGGCGACGGGACGACCAGCGCGGTCGTCGTCGCCGGTGAACTCCTCCAGAAGGCGGAGGACCTCCTCGAACAGGACATCCACGCGACCACGCTCGCGCAGGGATACCGACAGGCCGCCGAGAAGGCCAAGGAAGTCCTCGAAGACGCCGCGATCGAAGTCGACGCGGACGACACCGAATACCTCGAGAAGATCGCCGCCACGGCGATGACCGGCAAAGGTGCGGAGAACGCCAAGGAACACCTCGCGGAACTCGTCGTCAACGCCGTCCAGAGCGTCGCCGACGACGACGAGATCGACACGGACAACATCAAAGTCGAGAAGGTCGTCGGCGGGACCATCGACAACTCCGAACTCGTCGAGGGCGTCATCATCGACAAGGAGCGCGTCCACGACAACATGCCGTACTTCGCCGAGGACGCCGACGTCGCCCTCGTCGACGGTGCACTCGAAATCAAGGAGACGGAAATCGACGCCGAGGTCAACGTCACCGACCCCGACCAACTCCAGCAGTTCCTCGACCAAGAGGAAAAACAGCTCCGTGAAATGGTTGACTCGCTAGTCGATGTCGGCGCTGACGTCGTCTTCGTGGACGGCGGTATCGACGACATGGCACAGCACTTCCTCGCCCAGGAAGGTATCCTCGCCGTCCGACGCGCAAAATCCAGCGACATGGAAAAACTGGCTCGCGCGACGGGCGCAACCCTCGTGAATAGCGTTGACGACATCACCGAAGACGACCTCGGCTTCGCCGGTAGCGTCGCACAGAAGGACGTCGGCGGCGACCAGCGCATCTTCGTCGAGGACGTCGAAGAGGCAAAATCCGTCAGCCTCATCCTCCGCGGTGGCACGGAACACGTCGTAGACGAAGTCGAGCGCGCAATCGACGACAGTCTCGGTGTCGTCCGCGTCACACTCGAGGACGGCAAAGTCCTCCCCGGCGGTGGCGCTCCGGAAACGGAACTCGCCCTCGCACTGCGCGACTACGCCGACAGTGTCGGTGGCCGCGAACAGTTGGCTGTCGAAGCGTTCGCCGACACGCTCGAAGTCATCCCACGCACGCTTGCCGAGAACGCCGGACTCGATCCCATCGACTCGCTCGTTGACCTTCGTAGCAAACACGACGCTGGCAACGCCAGTTCGGGCCTTGACGCCTACACCGGCGATATCGTCGACATGGAAGAAGACGGCGTTGTCGAACCGCTCCGAGTCAAAACGCAGGCAGTAGAGAGCGCGACAGAAGCCGCTGTCATGCTCCTACGCATCGACGACGTTATCGCCGCAGGCGAACTGAAGGGCGGTCAGGTTGGCGACGATGACGAGGACGCAGGCGGCCCACCGGCAGGCGGCATGGGCGGCATGGGCGGCATGGGCGGTATGGGTGGCATGGGCGGTGCGATGTAA
- a CDS encoding DUF7344 domain-containing protein, which yields MPTQDEINTPAPSVVYSTLASARRRLVLTELLGQNQSISVSDLAETIASEESDSDPRRIHAQLHHSHLPKLEDAGFAVVKDGHVTLASHRDTIEPYLVLAERFDSLRD from the coding sequence ATGCCCACTCAAGACGAAATCAATACGCCAGCGCCGTCAGTCGTTTATTCCACGCTTGCGAGTGCCCGCCGTCGACTCGTGCTTACCGAACTCCTCGGTCAGAATCAGTCGATATCCGTCTCCGATCTCGCAGAGACCATTGCTTCCGAGGAATCCGACAGCGACCCACGACGTATTCACGCTCAATTACATCACAGTCATCTTCCGAAACTCGAAGACGCTGGGTTCGCCGTCGTGAAAGATGGACACGTAACGCTGGCCAGCCATAGAGACACTATCGAACCCTATCTGGTTCTTGCGGAACGATTCGACTCGCTACGAGACTGA
- a CDS encoding helix-turn-helix domain-containing protein — translation MSVIAEFTIHAPTLVLTPTLEAAPGMTVELDQQIVAAGYTPLLIVWVSGDDFTSFDTAIERDETIASHAIIEDLDSRKLYRLEIAYDDILPVYPAYRKLGAIPMAGQGRAGDWRRRIRFPDRDALAEFQQFCANEGIDFSLRRLYTPGDEQMAFQLTEPQLEALVAAYEVGYFNVPRDATLEDLSSQLDISKQSVSERLRRAQSHLVSNAILGE, via the coding sequence ATGAGCGTTATCGCGGAGTTCACTATTCATGCTCCGACCCTCGTGTTGACACCGACGCTCGAAGCCGCTCCGGGGATGACCGTCGAACTCGACCAACAGATCGTTGCGGCAGGCTACACGCCACTGCTCATCGTCTGGGTGAGTGGCGACGATTTTACGTCGTTCGATACCGCCATCGAACGGGACGAAACGATCGCGTCACATGCGATCATCGAAGACCTCGACAGTCGAAAACTGTACCGACTAGAAATAGCCTACGACGACATTCTTCCCGTGTATCCCGCATATCGGAAACTGGGTGCGATTCCGATGGCTGGGCAGGGCAGAGCGGGCGATTGGCGACGACGGATTCGATTTCCCGACCGTGATGCGCTCGCCGAGTTTCAACAGTTCTGTGCCAACGAGGGAATCGATTTCTCACTGCGACGACTGTACACGCCAGGCGACGAACAAATGGCATTTCAACTGACTGAGCCACAACTCGAAGCGCTCGTCGCCGCGTACGAAGTCGGGTATTTCAACGTACCGCGCGACGCGACGCTCGAAGATCTGAGCTCGCAGCTCGATATTAGTAAACAATCAGTTTCAGAACGTCTTCGACGTGCGCAATCGCATCTCGTCTCGAACGCTATCCTGGGTGAGTGA
- the lrp gene encoding HTH-type transcriptional regulator Lrp produces MTYENLDAKLVNELLGDGRASLRSLAEKLDVSVTTISNHLADLEERGVIQGYTPRVDYDALGYDVTAIVQLKVEGNALPEVTERLQDHDQMISVYEVTGDYDIIAIGKFTDTDGMNEQIKKLLIDPDIKESNTSVVLNAASEHEQFTLDVGN; encoded by the coding sequence ATGACGTACGAAAATCTTGATGCGAAGCTAGTAAACGAACTACTTGGTGACGGTCGGGCAAGTCTTCGAAGCCTCGCTGAAAAACTGGACGTGTCGGTGACGACGATCTCGAACCACCTTGCAGACTTGGAGGAACGGGGGGTTATTCAGGGGTACACTCCCCGAGTCGATTACGACGCGCTCGGCTACGACGTGACGGCTATCGTTCAGCTAAAAGTCGAGGGGAATGCCTTGCCCGAGGTAACCGAACGACTGCAGGACCACGACCAAATGATCAGCGTCTACGAAGTCACGGGTGACTACGACATCATCGCTATCGGAAAGTTCACCGATACGGATGGAATGAACGAGCAAATCAAGAAACTACTCATCGACCCGGATATCAAAGAGAGCAACACGAGTGTCGTGTTGAACGCCGCGAGCGAACACGAACAGTTCACGCTCGACGTCGGCAATTAG
- the glnA gene encoding type I glutamate--ammonia ligase has protein sequence MTDGNIAATEEEGLNKEEQDVLEAIERENVDFVRLQFTDITGTVKNVSIPAHQVEKAFEEGIWFDGSSIEGFARIQESDMRLEPDPSTFAVLPWRSNGETASARLICDVVNTDGTPFSGGPRQVLKRVLDKADQMGYSVSIGPEPEFFLFEKDDEGKATTIPHDSGGYFDLAPKDMASDVRREVIFTLEQMGFEIEASHHEVADGQHEINFKYDDALSAADNIATFRAVVRAVAEQNDIHATFMPKPISAINGSGMHCHMSLFDEDGNAFADEDDEFNLSETAYNFMGGILDHAEAFTAITNPTINSYKRLVPGYEAPVYVAWSGVNRSALIRVPDAAGASSRFEIRSPDPSCNPYLALAAVISAGLDGIENGADPGEPVREDIYEFDDEKREEHGITMLPGTLMEAVDALQTDEVVTEALGDHVVEKFVTVKTAEYDDYKTYVSGWEKDRYLEKF, from the coding sequence ATGACAGACGGAAATATTGCCGCGACAGAAGAGGAAGGGTTGAACAAAGAGGAGCAGGACGTTCTGGAAGCGATCGAGCGCGAAAACGTCGACTTCGTCCGTCTCCAGTTTACCGATATCACGGGAACCGTGAAAAACGTCAGCATCCCGGCTCATCAAGTCGAAAAAGCGTTCGAAGAGGGGATTTGGTTCGACGGCTCTTCCATCGAAGGCTTCGCGCGAATTCAGGAAAGCGACATGCGCCTCGAACCCGACCCATCTACGTTCGCCGTCCTCCCATGGCGCTCGAACGGTGAAACCGCGAGTGCCCGTCTCATCTGTGACGTGGTGAACACGGACGGAACGCCGTTCTCAGGAGGACCACGACAAGTCCTCAAACGCGTTCTCGATAAAGCCGATCAGATGGGCTACTCCGTCAGTATCGGTCCGGAACCCGAATTCTTCCTGTTCGAAAAGGACGACGAGGGCAAGGCAACCACCATTCCGCACGACTCTGGCGGCTATTTCGACCTCGCACCGAAAGACATGGCCAGCGACGTGCGCCGGGAAGTCATCTTTACACTAGAGCAGATGGGCTTCGAAATCGAAGCCAGCCATCACGAAGTCGCGGACGGCCAGCACGAGATCAACTTCAAATACGACGATGCGCTTTCGGCGGCCGACAACATCGCAACCTTCCGCGCAGTCGTCCGTGCGGTCGCGGAACAGAACGACATCCACGCCACCTTCATGCCCAAGCCGATCTCGGCAATCAACGGCTCGGGCATGCACTGTCACATGAGCCTCTTCGACGAGGATGGCAACGCGTTCGCCGACGAGGACGATGAGTTCAACCTCTCCGAGACGGCATACAACTTCATGGGCGGCATCCTCGACCACGCCGAGGCGTTCACGGCAATCACTAACCCGACGATCAACTCCTACAAGCGTCTCGTGCCGGGTTACGAGGCACCCGTCTACGTCGCGTGGAGTGGTGTAAACCGCTCGGCACTCATCCGTGTACCCGACGCAGCAGGCGCGAGCTCGCGCTTCGAAATCCGCAGTCCAGACCCGTCGTGCAACCCCTACCTCGCGCTCGCCGCTGTCATCAGCGCGGGACTGGACGGCATCGAAAACGGGGCCGACCCCGGCGAACCCGTGCGTGAAGACATCTACGAGTTCGACGACGAAAAGCGCGAAGAGCACGGAATCACCATGCTTCCCGGAACCCTCATGGAAGCCGTCGATGCGCTCCAAACGGACGAAGTCGTCACGGAGGCGCTCGGCGACCACGTCGTTGAAAAGTTCGTCACGGTCAAAACCGCCGAGTACGACGATTACAAAACCTACGTCAGTGGCTGGGAGAAGGACCGCTACTTGGAGAAGTTCTAA
- a CDS encoding phosphatase PAP2 family protein, translating into MSRGWGVVELLRETLPGWVPEIFVYVTQLGDAWFLLLVGTLCYWLGDDRERFAFVLAGTLGALSLTLALKEFFALPRPNAALQFTEATGYGFPSGHALGSTVFWGLLALAVDRWSRNVRIVGAVVIVTLVVLSRLILGVHFAVDVVAGVAIGLAYLAFIIKGLRWKPTPTFGLAVVFALAAVLLTVRTSPAQNGLLDPTAAVGGAVGALLLWLVLGRSDESVSYAACVVGIALFGALSYVGLKFSLPLAAVFVINAVVQGGVIAYPRIAGQ; encoded by the coding sequence ATGTCTCGGGGATGGGGTGTCGTCGAACTGCTTCGGGAGACGTTGCCGGGGTGGGTACCGGAGATATTCGTTTACGTTACGCAACTGGGTGATGCATGGTTTCTCCTTCTCGTCGGGACGCTCTGCTATTGGCTCGGTGACGACCGGGAGCGGTTTGCCTTCGTTCTCGCTGGCACGCTGGGTGCACTCTCGTTGACGCTCGCCTTGAAGGAGTTCTTCGCACTTCCCCGACCGAACGCAGCGCTCCAGTTCACCGAGGCGACTGGCTACGGTTTCCCGAGCGGCCATGCCCTCGGTTCGACCGTATTTTGGGGCCTACTCGCCTTGGCTGTAGACCGATGGAGTCGCAACGTTCGTATCGTCGGCGCGGTGGTCATCGTTACGCTGGTTGTCCTCTCACGACTCATCCTCGGCGTCCACTTCGCGGTCGACGTCGTGGCCGGTGTCGCTATTGGACTCGCGTATCTGGCGTTCATCATCAAGGGACTCCGGTGGAAACCGACTCCGACGTTCGGACTCGCGGTCGTTTTCGCGCTGGCCGCTGTACTCCTGACAGTGCGTACGTCGCCGGCCCAAAATGGTCTCCTCGACCCAACCGCCGCGGTCGGGGGTGCGGTAGGTGCCTTGCTGCTGTGGTTGGTGCTCGGCAGATCCGACGAATCAGTGAGCTACGCTGCATGTGTCGTCGGAATAGCGCTATTTGGCGCACTCTCTTACGTCGGTCTCAAATTTTCACTTCCACTCGCTGCCGTGTTCGTGATCAACGCTGTCGTTCAGGGCGGCGTAATCGCGTATCCGCGAATCGCCGGCCAGTAG
- a CDS encoding YihY/virulence factor BrkB family protein encodes MNFRATIGEITDEVREQEITFLAAGIAFYAFVSILPALLLGLALVSIVGGEGIATEIVETAQRFLSPAAEAVIYEAFTNRSGRGGATIVGVLVLIWSTLRVFRGLDKAFSRVYDSNGVESFFETLVDALIVVVVVGLALVGLAVGNIVFSAFGWVPFAKALSAVVILFALVPVFLPLYYFFPDADVTVLEALPGTVLATVSWVGLQVVFQTYVESAAQFTAYGVLGGALLLVSWLYLGAIVLLLGAVVNAVLAGGPFRKTKDAGETNSKQQVDSGEYMTDDTEQSAPDILELHGDVERLQSEFEEFEHDVSERTVQKPELESELKRYVRRRMRRGHARGWGPYLVLLYGTAMTLGAFRWLESGWAIAAMLVIWLSTLGLYTLMVLIGFGVSAVGVPGRVSGRIRNWRS; translated from the coding sequence GTGAATTTTCGAGCGACTATCGGCGAAATCACGGACGAGGTACGCGAACAGGAAATCACGTTCCTCGCCGCCGGAATCGCGTTCTACGCATTCGTCTCGATACTCCCTGCACTCCTACTGGGATTGGCACTCGTCTCCATTGTCGGCGGTGAAGGCATCGCCACCGAAATCGTCGAAACCGCTCAACGATTCCTCTCACCCGCCGCGGAGGCGGTTATCTATGAGGCGTTTACCAACCGGTCGGGCCGTGGGGGTGCAACTATCGTTGGTGTGCTCGTTCTGATATGGAGTACGCTCAGGGTGTTTCGCGGTCTGGACAAGGCGTTTTCGCGAGTGTACGATTCGAACGGGGTGGAATCGTTTTTCGAAACGCTGGTCGATGCGCTCATCGTCGTCGTCGTCGTCGGATTGGCACTCGTCGGACTCGCGGTCGGCAACATCGTGTTTTCCGCGTTCGGATGGGTTCCATTCGCAAAGGCCCTCTCCGCGGTGGTCATCCTTTTTGCGCTCGTGCCAGTGTTCCTTCCGCTCTACTACTTCTTTCCGGATGCGGACGTGACTGTTCTGGAGGCACTTCCGGGAACGGTGCTCGCAACCGTGAGTTGGGTCGGTTTGCAGGTGGTGTTCCAGACGTACGTCGAATCGGCGGCACAGTTCACCGCGTACGGCGTCCTCGGAGGTGCGCTCTTGCTGGTTTCGTGGCTCTATCTGGGTGCCATCGTGCTCCTTCTCGGTGCGGTGGTGAACGCCGTCCTCGCTGGAGGGCCTTTCAGGAAAACTAAAGACGCGGGGGAAACCAACAGCAAACAGCAGGTAGATTCAGGAGAGTATATGACCGACGATACAGAGCAGTCTGCCCCGGATATCCTCGAACTGCACGGCGACGTCGAGCGCCTCCAATCGGAGTTCGAGGAGTTCGAGCACGATGTTAGCGAGCGCACGGTTCAGAAACCCGAACTGGAGTCGGAGCTAAAGCGATACGTTCGCAGACGGATGCGCCGCGGACACGCCCGCGGGTGGGGTCCGTATCTCGTTCTTCTGTACGGGACAGCCATGACTCTCGGAGCGTTCCGATGGCTCGAAAGCGGATGGGCGATCGCCGCCATGCTCGTCATCTGGCTCTCGACGCTCGGATTGTACACACTGATGGTGCTCATCGGATTCGGCGTCAGTGCGGTCGGTGTTCCGGGTCGTGTCAGTGGCCGAATCAGAAACTGGCGCTCCTGA
- a CDS encoding tRNA (guanine(26)-N(2))-dimethyltransferase produces the protein MNVREGGVEVVVPEQDGDSITDDVFFNPVQELNRDLTVAVLRTYRDREPRAESYLDAMAASGIRGIRAAQNGWDVTCADIDPDAIDLCRENFERNDLPGEVVHRNANALMHESVFDIVDIDPFGTPIPFADAAFANTRDLVCVTATDTAPLCGAHFHSGVRKYSAIPRNTDYHAEVGVRILLSALARTAARYDTGITPILTHATNHYVRTYLELDHSATDANAAMDELGHVYHCEDCLHRDYEYGLIANPPETCPACDSNRVLTAGPVWLGATHDAEFVAEVRENVTDDMGSVKRANKLLDALEGELHEPTHYDQHRLCKEWTRSASGMDDFLDWLRDAGYEASRAHYGGTTFKTPASVEEIRIATQ, from the coding sequence ATGAACGTCCGCGAAGGAGGAGTCGAGGTGGTCGTCCCCGAACAGGACGGCGACAGCATCACCGACGACGTGTTCTTCAATCCGGTACAGGAGTTGAATCGCGACCTCACGGTCGCCGTCTTGCGAACGTATCGCGACCGAGAACCACGAGCAGAGAGCTATCTCGACGCGATGGCTGCCTCGGGAATTCGTGGCATTCGCGCCGCGCAAAACGGCTGGGACGTCACCTGTGCGGACATCGACCCCGATGCGATCGACCTCTGTCGGGAGAACTTCGAGCGCAACGACTTGCCGGGCGAAGTCGTTCATCGGAACGCCAACGCGCTCATGCACGAGTCCGTCTTCGACATCGTGGACATCGACCCCTTCGGAACGCCGATACCGTTCGCCGACGCCGCCTTCGCCAACACCCGTGACCTCGTCTGTGTCACCGCAACCGACACCGCTCCGCTCTGTGGCGCACACTTCCACAGCGGGGTCAGAAAGTACAGCGCCATTCCGCGGAACACCGACTACCACGCCGAAGTCGGCGTTCGAATCCTCCTCTCCGCGCTCGCCCGAACTGCCGCCCGATACGACACGGGTATCACGCCGATTCTGACCCATGCGACGAACCACTACGTCCGGACCTACCTCGAACTCGACCACAGCGCGACCGACGCGAACGCCGCGATGGACGAACTCGGCCACGTCTACCACTGCGAGGACTGTCTCCACCGCGACTACGAATACGGCCTCATCGCCAACCCGCCCGAAACCTGCCCTGCCTGCGATAGCAACCGTGTTCTCACCGCTGGTCCGGTCTGGCTCGGGGCGACTCACGACGCGGAATTCGTCGCCGAAGTGCGCGAGAACGTCACCGATGATATGGGAAGCGTAAAACGCGCGAACAAACTCCTGGACGCACTCGAAGGCGAACTCCACGAACCTACCCACTACGATCAACACAGGCTCTGTAAGGAGTGGACGCGGTCGGCCTCCGGAATGGACGACTTTTTGGACTGGCTCCGGGATGCTGGCTACGAAGCTTCGCGTGCCCACTACGGCGGAACGACGTTCAAGACGCCGGCGAGCGTCGAAGAAATCCGGATCGCAACCCAGTAG
- the hisH gene encoding imidazole glycerol phosphate synthase subunit HisH — translation MEQGPGTMERTASVVVVDYGLGNLRSAVSGLERAGAAVEISDDPATFETADGIVLPGVGAFREGVENAGPYREALVEAAESGTPVFGICLGMQMLLTTSEEAERAGEGEVTGLDCIPGTNVRFGDGQKVPHMGWNELSVERDHPLVDGVNGEYAYFVHSYYAVPENDDAIVATTDYETRFPSILANESGTVFGTQFHPEKSGETGLRILQNFVEICADG, via the coding sequence ATGGAACAGGGACCAGGTACGATGGAACGAACTGCCTCGGTCGTCGTGGTCGATTACGGACTCGGCAACCTTCGAAGCGCCGTCAGCGGTCTCGAGCGCGCCGGGGCTGCTGTCGAAATCTCCGACGACCCCGCCACGTTCGAAACCGCGGACGGAATCGTTCTTCCGGGGGTCGGGGCGTTCCGTGAAGGAGTCGAAAACGCCGGGCCGTATCGCGAAGCGCTCGTCGAAGCCGCGGAAAGCGGGACGCCGGTGTTCGGCATCTGTCTCGGAATGCAGATGCTGTTGACGACGAGCGAGGAAGCGGAACGTGCCGGGGAAGGGGAAGTAACCGGACTCGACTGCATTCCGGGGACGAACGTTCGATTCGGCGACGGGCAGAAGGTCCCACACATGGGGTGGAACGAACTATCCGTCGAACGCGACCACCCGCTCGTGGACGGTGTCAATGGGGAGTACGCCTACTTCGTCCACTCCTACTATGCCGTGCCGGAAAACGACGACGCGATAGTTGCTACGACGGACTACGAAACTCGGTTCCCAAGCATCTTGGCCAACGAGTCTGGAACCGTGTTCGGGACGCAGTTCCACCCCGAAAAGAGCGGCGAGACGGGGCTTCGAATCCTGCAGAATTTCGTCGAAATCTGTGCGGACGGCTGA